The Pyxidicoccus sp. MSG2 DNA segment GGGCTGCAGGGTCATCCGGATGCCGCAGTGGGTGCACTCCACCTCGACGTTCTCCAGCGTCTGCCAGTTCGCGACCGCCGCGCTCATCAGCCCTTGCTCCCTCTTGCAACACGCCTGTAGCGCCGCCAAGGTCCCACGATCGGAGATCGCGTCAAGAAAAACTCCCGCGCCGCGTCAGGGCCGCCCCTCCCGGGAAGCGGGTTTCGGGGTAGAAGGGGGGCCATGCGTCCCCTGCTCGTTGCCGGACTCCTGGTCGCCGCCGCCGCGCGGGCCCAGGCTCCGGCCCGCCCCCGTCCCGCTGCCCCGGCCCGGCCCGCCCCGGCGAAGGAGCAGCCCGCGCGCGCCACCCCCACCGAGGCGCCCGTGCCGCCCTCCGCGCCGCCCCCGCCTCCCGCCGAGCCCGCCGCCACCGGGCCGGACGACACCGCCCTGCTGCGCGGCCTGCTGTGGGCGGTGAAGCCGGCGCCGGAGGAGGTCCGCGCCATCGCGATTGAAGACGTGGCGCTGCTGGGCGACGCGCGCGCGCTGGACTCGCTGGCCACGCTGCTGTGGGACTCCAACCCCCGCATCCAACAGGCGGCGCTCCGCGCGGTGGCGCTCTTCCAGGAGCCGCGCGCCGAGGAAATCCTCGGCAACGTGGTGCGCCACCCGCGCATGCCGGACGCGCTGAAGATTCAGGCGCTCAACGGGCTCATCTTCCAGCGCACGGCCACCGCGCGGCGCACCGTGCAGGACGCGGCGCTGGACGCCCGGCTCACCGCCCCGGTGCAGAACGCCGCGCGCACCGTCGCCGCCCAGTGGGAGGCCCCGCGCTGACGCCCGCCTGCTCCCCTTCCGGGCAGGCGCATGTAAACCACCGGACGCGGCCGCCCCCCACGTGGGTGGGGCGGTTTCCTGGAGAAGTCATTGCCCTGCGCTAGAATGCGGGGCCATGAAGATCACCCCGCTCGACATCCGGCAGAAGCGGTTCGAAACGGCCCTGCGCGGCTTCTCGCGCCGCGAGGTGGAGGCCCACCTCGAGCTGATCGCCGGCGAGTTCGAAGAGGTGGTGAAGGAGAACATCGCGCTCAAGGAGGAGCTGAAGCGCACGCAGCTCAAGCTCGAGCAGCATCAGGAGCGCGAGCGCACCCTCCAGGAGACGATGGTCACCGCGCAGCGCATCAGCGAGGACCTGAAGGCCGCCGCGAAGAAGGAAGCGGAAATCATCATCGCGGACGCCGAGCATCAGGCGGAGAAGATCGTCCACGGCGCCCACCAGCGGCTGGTGCAGGTGGTGGAGGACATCAACGAGCTGAAGCGCCAGCGCACCCAGTTCGAGTCCCAGGTGCGCTCCGTGCTGGACGCGCACCAGAAGCTGCTGGAGACCTTCAAGGGCC contains these protein-coding regions:
- a CDS encoding DivIVA domain-containing protein — protein: MKITPLDIRQKRFETALRGFSRREVEAHLELIAGEFEEVVKENIALKEELKRTQLKLEQHQERERTLQETMVTAQRISEDLKAAAKKEAEIIIADAEHQAEKIVHGAHQRLVQVVEDINELKRQRTQFESQVRSVLDAHQKLLETFKGPSFADRDYARVEDNVAYLSQKKANLGE
- a CDS encoding HEAT repeat domain-containing protein; the encoded protein is MRPLLVAGLLVAAAARAQAPARPRPAAPARPAPAKEQPARATPTEAPVPPSAPPPPPAEPAATGPDDTALLRGLLWAVKPAPEEVRAIAIEDVALLGDARALDSLATLLWDSNPRIQQAALRAVALFQEPRAEEILGNVVRHPRMPDALKIQALNGLIFQRTATARRTVQDAALDARLTAPVQNAARTVAAQWEAPR